In Ovis aries strain OAR_USU_Benz2616 breed Rambouillet chromosome 13, ARS-UI_Ramb_v3.0, whole genome shotgun sequence, the following are encoded in one genomic region:
- the ZNF133 gene encoding zinc finger protein 133 isoform X2, whose protein sequence is MQQVLCSPPPWIFTCLYAEDPIQPGDLRLEDQQQQAAGGSAWIEEVEGQEREGALPLFGKTEKSTVEVFPRPPQRQPVFSGGGVPGMEIEAGPAQMGTPEETDRLLKRIEVLGFGTVNCGECGLGFSKMTNLLSHQRIHSGEKPYVCGVCGKGFSLKKSLARHQKAHSGEKPLVCGECGRGFNRKSTLIIHERTHSGEKPYMCGECGRGFSQKSNLIIHQRTHSGEKPYVCQECGKGFSQKSAVVRHRRTHLEEKTIVCGDCGLGFSDRSNLISHQRTHSGEKPYACKECGRCFRQRSTLVNHQRTHSKEKPYVCGVCGHRFSQNSTLISHRRTHTGEKPYVCGVCGRGFSLKSHLNRHQNTHSGHKPIVCKDCGRVFSQQSNLIRHQRTHSGEKPLVCAECGRGFSQKSNLVAHQRTHSGEKPYVCRECGRGFRHQSGLIRHRRTHTREQPYNCRLCGRGFGNKSALLMHKWSHLEENSCLCPECGQGFPHKSHLILHQMTHQGRTPHVCKACGQGFSQKCHLSRHRRNVCPPQTTVSV, encoded by the coding sequence ATGCAGCAGGTGCTGTGTAGTCCCCCACCCTGGATCTTCACGTGCCTGTATGCCGAGGATCCCATCCAGCCAGGAGACCTGCGCCTGGaggaccagcagcagcaggccgCTGGTGGTAGTGCCTGGATCGAGGAAGTGGAAGGGCAGGAGAGGGAAGGTGCCCTGCCTTTGTttggaaagacagagaaaagtaCTGTAGAAGTATTCCCCAGGCCACCCCAGAGGCAGCCAGTCTTCTCTGGGGGTGGGGTCCCAGGTATGGAGATAGAGGCCGGACCGGCACAAATGGGGACCCCTGAGGAAACAGACAGGCTGTTGAAGAGGATCGAAGTCCTGGGGTTTGGGACTGTCAACTGTGGAGAGTGTGGACTGGGTTTCAGCAAGATGACGAACCTGCTCAGTCACCAGAGGATCCACTCCGGCGAGAAGCCCTacgtgtgtggggtgtgtgggaaGGGCTTCAGCCTGAAGAAGAGCCTGGCCAGACACCAGAAGGCGCACTCAGGGGAGAAGCCCCTCGTGTGCGGGGAGTGTGGGCGGGGCTTTAACCGGAAGTCGACGCTCATCATACATGAGAGGACACATTCGGGCGAGAAGCCGTACATGTGCGGTGAGTGCGGGCGAGGCTTCAGCCAGAAGTCCAACCTCATCATCCACCAGAGGACACACTCTGGGGAGAAGCCCTACGTGTGCCAGGAGTGCGGGAAAGGATTCAGCCAGAAGTCAGCCGTCGTCAGGCACCGGAGGACACACCTGGAGGAGAAGACCATCGTGTGCGGTGACTGCGGGCTGGGCTTCAGCGACAGGTCCAACCTCATCTCACACCAGAGGACGCACTCAGGGGAGAAGCCGTACGCCTGCAAAGAGTGTGGGCGCTGCTTCCGGCAGAGGTCCACACTCGTCAACCACCAGAGGACACACTCGAAGGAGAAGCCCTACGTGTGTGGCGTGTGCGGACACAGATTCAGCCAGAATTCAACCCTTATCTCgcacaggcgcacacacaccGGGGAGAAGCCTTACGTGTGTGGGGTATGTGGGCGGGGCTTCAGTCTCAAGTCCCATCTCAACAGGCACCAGAACACGCACTCCGGGCACAAGCCCATCGTGTGCAAGGACTGTGGGCGTGTCTTCAGCCAGCAGTCCAACCTCATCCGACACCAGAGAACGCACTCGGGGGAGAAGCCCCTGGTGTGTGCGGAGTGCGGGCGAGGGTTCAGCCAGAAGTCGAACCTCGTGGCACACCAGAGGACACACTCCGGGGAGAAGCCGTACGTGTGCAGGGAGTGTGGGCGGGGCTTCCGCCACCAGTCAGGCCTCATCCggcacagacgcacacacacaagggaaCAGCCGTACAACTGCCGCCTGTGCGGGCGAGGCTTTGGCAACAAGTCCGCCCTGCTCATGCACAAGTGGTCACACTTGGAAGAGAACTCCTGTCTATGCCCAGAGTGCGGCCAAGGCTTTCCCCACAAGTCACACCTCATCCTGCACCAGATGACTCACCAGGGGAGGACGCCGCACGTGTGCAAGGCGTGCGGGCAAGGCTTCAGCCAGAAGTGCCACCTCAGCAGACACAGGAGGAATGTGTGCCCACCACAGACCACCGTTTCAGTCTGA